The Candidatus Omnitrophota bacterium nucleotide sequence AGACGCCCGCTCTCCCAGGATGAGTCTCATCCTACTTTTCTTCCCGCTATCATCAATAACATTTCCTCGGAAAGGAAGATTATCATTCAAAATTCATAATTCATAATTGCTTTACAATATTACGTTGCGCCAGCGGCGCAGGGTTTTCGTTGCTTCCCGCTGCGCTTCTTCAACTAGCGAGCGTTCTTTCGGCCCCATATACTCCATATCTTCTTTGAGCAATTTGACGGCGTGATCGGAAAGGTTGCGGAAGACCTTTTCCCGAATCGCCGCGTCTGCGCCTTTTAAGGCTAGCGCCAAAGTAGTGCGATGGATTTCCGACAAGGCTTTCTTAAGTACGGCGTCGTCGAGAGTGACGAGGTCTTCGAAGCAGAAATATTTGGCGCTCAATTCTTCCGCCAATTGGGGATTCTGCGCTTTCAAGGTTTTGAGCAGATGCTGTTCCGTTTGGCGGTCTACCTGGTTCAACATATTGACCAGCGCGTCGACGCCGCCGGGCGCCGTTCCCTTTTGATGAATGGCTTTCAACATTTCCTTCATTCGTTGTTGAACGTCCGCCATGAGATTTATCGCTCCCATCCCGCGAAATAGGTTCGGCGTTATTATCTCATGTTACGCAGATAATAGACTCATGCCTTTGGATTAAGTATTTTTTGAAAAGTAGATGAACCTTTCAAGCAAAGCGCAGAGGCTGCATTTTTATTCCGTTTTTGAATCACGAAATCACGAAAAGGCTCGAAATTCACGAAATATTCGAATCACGGATAGCGCGGATTCTTTAGGATTCCACGGAAAAATCGTTCTCATAACGCGATTCCAGGCTCCAACCTTTTTTCTTTTCTTTTTTTCGTGTTTTTCTTTTTCATTTCGTGCTTTCGTGATTCAACGCGATATGCAAAATAAGTCTATCATGTTTTTTATCCTGCGTAACATGAGTTACTATGTTAGAAGAAAAAGGTAAAATTGCGAAAGGGTAAAATTCTTGCGATCTCGATTTTTTTAGAAAGGAACGAATTGATGCTTGAGGAACG carries:
- a CDS encoding FliG C-terminal domain-containing protein; protein product: MADVQQRMKEMLKAIHQKGTAPGGVDALVNMLNQVDRQTEQHLLKTLKAQNPQLAEELSAKYFCFEDLVTLDDAVLKKALSEIHRTTLALALKGADAAIREKVFRNLSDHAVKLLKEDMEYMGPKERSLVEEAQREATKTLRRWRNVIL